The proteins below are encoded in one region of Qipengyuania sp. HL-TH1:
- a CDS encoding phosphopantetheine-binding protein, translated as MTAETAHAAPTGPSRSEIDQTLRGILRDVLGLDQAQVDGFDNDTGLFGHLPELDSMAVAGLFTEMEDRLDIVIDDEDVDGEMLESYGGLLVFAEAKAIGV; from the coding sequence ATGACCGCCGAGACCGCACATGCCGCGCCGACCGGGCCGAGCCGCAGCGAGATCGATCAGACGCTGCGCGGGATTCTGCGCGACGTCCTCGGACTGGACCAGGCACAGGTCGACGGTTTCGACAATGACACCGGCCTGTTCGGTCATCTCCCCGAACTCGATTCAATGGCTGTCGCGGGCCTGTTCACCGAAATGGAAGACCGGCTCGATATCGTTATCGACGATGAAGACGTCGATGGCGAAATGCTCGAAAGCTACGGCGGCCTGCTCGTCTTTGCCGAAGCCAAGGCCATCGGGGTCTGA
- a CDS encoding hydrolase 1, exosortase A system-associated — MTRLHLTFECQGVRCAATLDSAPGTTGLLMVSGGNEIRAGAFNGQARLAATIAAAGFPVFRFDRRGIGDSEGDNRDFRKSSKDIAAALLAFRAIAPQVQRVTGFGNCDAASALMLASGAECDALVLSNPWTMEDGEDDIPPPAAVRSRYAEKLKNPRELARLVSGRVDLGKLAKGMVRAARPRSKSSSLADKMRTGLAGFTGPVKFLLADGDRTAQVFAERWDADDTRIARCPGADHAYSSVEARAWLRSRILETLRR, encoded by the coding sequence GTGACTCGCCTCCACCTCACCTTCGAATGCCAGGGCGTGCGCTGCGCCGCGACGCTCGACAGCGCACCGGGAACGACCGGGCTGCTCATGGTCAGCGGCGGCAACGAGATCCGCGCGGGCGCCTTCAACGGCCAGGCACGGCTGGCGGCGACGATCGCCGCGGCGGGCTTTCCCGTGTTCCGCTTCGACCGACGCGGGATCGGCGACAGTGAGGGCGACAATCGGGATTTCCGCAAGTCGAGCAAGGATATAGCGGCCGCTCTTCTCGCGTTTCGGGCAATTGCGCCGCAGGTCCAGCGGGTGACCGGGTTCGGCAATTGCGATGCCGCATCGGCGCTGATGCTGGCGAGCGGCGCCGAATGCGATGCGCTGGTGCTGAGCAACCCGTGGACCATGGAAGACGGCGAGGACGACATTCCGCCCCCTGCCGCAGTCCGTTCGCGCTATGCCGAAAAACTCAAGAATCCACGGGAACTTGCACGGCTTGTTTCAGGCCGGGTCGACCTCGGCAAGCTCGCCAAAGGGATGGTCCGGGCGGCACGGCCCCGCAGCAAGTCCTCCTCGCTTGCAGACAAGATGCGGACCGGGCTTGCCGGGTTTACAGGACCGGTGAAATTTCTGCTCGCGGATGGTGACCGGACCGCGCAGGTCTTTGCCGAACGCTGGGACGCCGACGATACGCGGATCGCGCGCTGCCCCGGCGCCGACCATGCCTATTCGAGCGTGGAAGCGCGCGCCTGGCTGCGCAGCCGCATCCTCGAGACGTTGCGCCGCTAG
- a CDS encoding class I SAM-dependent RNA methyltransferase, producing the protein MSEIEIIQRIAARGDGITASGRHVAGGVPGDHVAPDGTLTPGPHHVAPPCRHFPTCGGCQLQHADEEALRQFVTDRVVHAAEGQGIAPETLLETHLSPPRSRRRATLHGLRTGRSAVLGFREGGSHRIVDMRECHILTPELFALVAPLRALIAAHGGRQPVDIELTLADQGIDCLLKGIAAEGLAATEALLDFARDHALARLSLDSGFGPETLWEPEPLTVSLGAVPVPFPQGSFLQPTPDGEAVLIEDAREYLAGAETIADLFSGLGTFAFALAGPRKVLAVEAAREPHLACKTAANMRGLPVLTLHRDLFRNPLQSDEVSRFGAVLLDPPRAGAREQVAQIAASTASRVVYVSCNPASWARDAKLLAEAGFRLETLRPVGQFRWSTHVEVTSYFTR; encoded by the coding sequence GTGAGCGAAATCGAGATCATCCAGCGCATTGCCGCGCGCGGCGACGGCATCACCGCCTCGGGCCGTCATGTCGCGGGCGGCGTCCCCGGCGACCATGTCGCGCCCGATGGCACGCTGACGCCGGGGCCGCATCATGTCGCCCCGCCGTGCCGACATTTCCCGACCTGCGGCGGCTGCCAACTGCAGCATGCCGACGAGGAGGCGCTGCGCCAGTTCGTCACCGACCGCGTGGTCCATGCCGCCGAGGGGCAGGGCATCGCGCCGGAAACGCTGCTCGAAACGCATCTGTCGCCGCCCCGGTCGCGCCGCCGGGCGACACTTCACGGCTTGCGCACGGGGCGCAGTGCGGTGCTGGGCTTTCGCGAGGGCGGCTCGCACCGCATCGTCGATATGCGGGAATGCCATATCCTGACGCCCGAACTCTTCGCGCTCGTCGCTCCGCTCAGGGCGCTGATCGCCGCGCATGGCGGGCGCCAGCCGGTCGATATCGAGCTGACGCTGGCGGACCAGGGTATCGATTGCCTGCTCAAGGGCATTGCAGCCGAGGGACTGGCCGCGACCGAGGCGCTGCTCGATTTCGCGCGTGACCACGCGCTCGCGCGGCTCTCGCTCGATAGTGGCTTCGGGCCCGAGACGCTGTGGGAACCCGAACCGCTGACGGTTTCGCTGGGTGCGGTCCCCGTCCCGTTTCCGCAGGGCAGCTTCCTCCAGCCAACCCCCGATGGCGAGGCCGTGCTGATCGAGGATGCACGCGAGTATCTTGCCGGGGCGGAGACGATTGCGGACCTCTTTTCCGGCCTCGGCACCTTCGCCTTCGCGCTGGCCGGTCCGCGCAAGGTCCTCGCGGTCGAGGCGGCGCGCGAGCCGCATCTTGCGTGCAAGACCGCGGCCAATATGCGCGGGCTCCCGGTGCTGACGCTGCACCGCGACCTGTTCCGCAACCCGCTGCAAAGCGACGAGGTGAGCCGGTTCGGCGCGGTCCTGCTCGATCCACCGCGCGCAGGCGCACGCGAGCAGGTGGCGCAGATCGCCGCGAGCACCGCCTCGCGGGTGGTCTATGTCAGCTGCAATCCGGCAAGCTGGGCGCGCGATGCCAAATTGCTGGCCGAGGCCGGGTTCCGGCTCGAAACGCTGCGTCCCGTCGGCCAGTTCCGCTGGTCGACGCATGTCGAAGTGACGAGCTACTTCACCCGCTAG
- a CDS encoding NAD(P)H-hydrate dehydratase, producing MNEPILTVAQMRAAERAAMAAGTSEWELMQRAGEGAAQWVTRVAAGRPVTVLCGPGNNGGDGYVIAETLLRNGTTVQVIAPVEPATDTARKARTQFGGTVSAEAAPRHPVVVDCLFGYGLTRQVEGVFAALLEQVGTRDCYRIAIDVPSAVSSDSGEVLGPLPQYDMTLALGAWKQAHGLMPAMAAMGTRRLVPIGLDLGPVSTGFSSRPHLAVPSPDAHKYRRGLLAIVAGAMPGAPLLAAEAAMRAGAGYVKLLSEHSHPDAPAELVIEQGNFAGNLADERISALLVGPGLGRNDDARGRLAKALKQRLPVVLDADALHLLGPDMLEGADVTTVCLTPHEGELAKLCDAFGVSADGKLARTRRLRDVTGMTVLAKGPDTILASDVMTHFFPRGSSWLSVAGTGDVLAGIVASRLAVHGDPQRACAEGVWLHQEAARIASPAFSAGGLAHAVKPAMASFL from the coding sequence ATGAATGAGCCGATCCTCACCGTCGCGCAGATGCGCGCCGCCGAACGCGCGGCGATGGCTGCGGGGACCAGCGAATGGGAATTGATGCAGCGCGCGGGCGAGGGCGCGGCGCAATGGGTCACGCGGGTCGCCGCGGGACGACCGGTGACCGTGCTGTGCGGCCCGGGCAACAATGGCGGTGACGGCTATGTGATCGCCGAAACCCTCTTGCGAAACGGGACCACGGTGCAGGTGATTGCACCGGTCGAGCCTGCCACCGATACCGCGCGCAAGGCGCGGACGCAGTTCGGCGGTACCGTCTCCGCGGAGGCAGCGCCGCGCCATCCGGTCGTAGTCGATTGCCTGTTCGGATACGGTCTAACGCGGCAGGTCGAGGGTGTATTTGCCGCTTTACTCGAACAAGTCGGCACAAGAGACTGTTATAGAATAGCAATCGATGTGCCGAGCGCAGTTTCCAGCGACAGTGGCGAAGTGCTCGGACCGCTGCCGCAGTACGATATGACGCTGGCGCTGGGGGCATGGAAGCAGGCCCATGGACTGATGCCCGCGATGGCCGCGATGGGCACGCGGAGGCTGGTTCCGATCGGACTCGACCTCGGACCGGTCTCGACCGGTTTCTCGTCGCGGCCGCATCTGGCGGTACCTTCGCCCGATGCGCATAAATACCGCCGCGGACTGCTCGCGATCGTGGCGGGCGCGATGCCCGGCGCACCACTGCTGGCCGCCGAAGCGGCGATGCGCGCCGGAGCGGGCTATGTGAAACTGCTCAGCGAGCATTCGCACCCCGACGCGCCGGCGGAACTGGTGATCGAACAGGGCAATTTCGCAGGAAACCTTGCCGATGAGCGGATTTCGGCCTTGCTGGTCGGTCCGGGATTGGGGCGCAATGATGATGCTCGGGGGCGCCTCGCCAAGGCCCTCAAACAGCGGCTGCCTGTCGTACTCGATGCCGATGCGCTGCACTTGCTCGGCCCGGATATGCTCGAGGGAGCCGACGTCACGACGGTTTGCCTCACCCCGCATGAGGGCGAACTCGCCAAGCTCTGCGACGCTTTCGGCGTGAGTGCTGACGGCAAGCTTGCACGCACGCGACGCCTTCGTGACGTCACCGGCATGACCGTTCTTGCCAAGGGCCCCGACACGATCCTCGCAAGTGACGTCATGACGCACTTCTTCCCGCGCGGGTCGAGCTGGCTTTCGGTAGCCGGCACGGGCGATGTCCTTGCCGGGATCGTCGCATCACGGCTTGCGGTGCATGGCGACCCGCAGCGCGCCTGCGCCGAAGGCGTATGGCTCCACCAGGAGGCGGCGCGGATCGCATCACCCGCTTTTTCGGCCGGTGGCCTTGCCCATGCGGTCAAACCGGCCATGGCGTCGTTCCTGTGA
- the ilvD gene encoding dihydroxy-acid dehydratase — MPAYRSRTTTHGRNMAGARGLWRATGMKDGDFGKPIIAVVNSFTQFVPGHVHLKDLGQLVAREIEAAGGVAKEFNTIAVDDGIAMGHDGMLYSLPSRDLIADSVEYMVNAHCADAMVCISNCDKITPGMLMASMRLNIPSVFVSGGPMEAGKVVLKGKEVALDLVDAMVAAADESYTDEEVTAIEQNACPTCGSCSGMFTANSMNCLTEALGLSLPGNGSTLATHADRKGLFERAGRLVVTLAKRYYEEDDESVLPRTIAGFEAFENAMSLDIAMGGSTNTVLHLLAAAHEAGVDFTMKDIDRLSRRVPCLSKVAPAKSDVHMEDVHRAGGIMSILGELEKAGLLHTALPTVHSPTMGDALDDWDIGRTHNNKVREFFAAAPGGVPTQTAFSQARRWDELDLDRENGVIRSAEYAFSKDGGLAVLYGNIARDGCIVKTAGVDESILDFSGPAKVFESQDDAVTAILTGQVVEGDVVVIRYEGPRGGPGMQEMLYPTSYLKSKGLGAACALLTDGRFSGGTSGLSIGHVSPEAAEGGAIGLVETGDRIEISIPERSINLAVADEVLAERRAAMEARGWAPAKPRERRVSPALEAYAAMTTSAARGAIRDVSQIKRG; from the coding sequence ATGCCCGCCTATCGTTCCCGCACCACCACTCACGGCCGCAACATGGCCGGCGCGCGCGGATTGTGGCGCGCCACGGGCATGAAGGATGGCGACTTCGGCAAGCCGATCATCGCGGTCGTGAACAGCTTCACGCAGTTCGTGCCGGGGCACGTCCACCTCAAGGACCTTGGCCAACTGGTCGCGCGCGAGATCGAGGCGGCGGGCGGCGTGGCCAAGGAATTCAACACCATCGCGGTCGATGACGGTATCGCCATGGGGCATGACGGCATGCTCTATTCGCTGCCCAGCCGCGACCTAATCGCCGACAGCGTCGAATATATGGTCAACGCGCATTGCGCCGATGCGATGGTCTGCATCTCGAACTGCGACAAGATCACGCCGGGCATGCTGATGGCCTCGATGCGGCTCAACATTCCCAGCGTGTTCGTTTCGGGCGGCCCGATGGAAGCGGGCAAGGTCGTGCTCAAGGGCAAGGAAGTCGCGCTCGACCTCGTCGATGCGATGGTCGCCGCCGCCGACGAAAGCTACACCGACGAGGAAGTCACCGCGATCGAACAGAATGCCTGCCCGACCTGCGGATCATGCAGCGGCATGTTCACCGCTAATTCGATGAATTGCCTGACCGAGGCGCTCGGGCTTTCGCTGCCCGGCAATGGCTCGACGCTGGCGACGCATGCCGACCGCAAGGGCTTGTTCGAACGCGCCGGGCGGCTCGTGGTGACGCTGGCCAAGCGCTATTACGAAGAGGATGACGAAAGCGTCCTGCCGCGCACGATCGCCGGGTTCGAGGCGTTCGAGAATGCGATGAGCCTCGATATCGCGATGGGCGGATCGACCAACACGGTGCTCCACTTGCTCGCCGCCGCGCATGAAGCGGGGGTGGATTTCACCATGAAGGATATCGACCGGCTGAGCCGGCGGGTGCCCTGCCTGTCCAAGGTCGCGCCCGCGAAGAGCGATGTCCATATGGAGGACGTTCACCGCGCGGGCGGGATCATGTCGATCCTCGGCGAGCTCGAGAAAGCAGGGCTGCTGCACACCGCGCTCCCCACGGTGCACAGTCCGACGATGGGCGATGCGCTGGACGATTGGGATATCGGCCGCACGCATAACAACAAGGTGCGCGAATTCTTTGCTGCCGCGCCGGGCGGGGTGCCGACGCAGACCGCCTTCAGCCAGGCGCGCCGGTGGGACGAACTCGATCTCGACCGCGAAAACGGGGTGATCCGCAGCGCCGAGTATGCGTTCAGCAAGGATGGCGGGCTCGCGGTGCTTTACGGCAATATCGCGCGCGACGGCTGCATCGTGAAGACCGCGGGCGTCGATGAAAGCATCCTCGACTTCTCGGGTCCGGCGAAGGTTTTCGAAAGCCAGGACGATGCGGTGACCGCGATCCTCACCGGGCAGGTGGTCGAAGGCGACGTGGTGGTGATCCGCTACGAAGGACCGCGCGGCGGGCCGGGCATGCAGGAAATGCTCTATCCGACCAGCTATCTCAAATCGAAGGGGCTGGGCGCGGCCTGCGCCTTGCTGACCGACGGGCGTTTCTCGGGGGGCACGTCGGGCCTGTCGATCGGCCATGTCTCGCCCGAGGCGGCCGAAGGCGGCGCCATCGGCCTGGTCGAAACCGGCGACAGGATCGAGATTTCCATTCCCGAGCGCTCGATCAACCTCGCGGTGGCAGACGAAGTGCTGGCCGAGCGCCGCGCCGCGATGGAGGCCAGGGGCTGGGCACCGGCCAAGCCGCGCGAGCGCCGCGTCTCGCCCGCGCTCGAAGCCTATGCCGCGATGACCACCTCTGCTGCGCGCGGCGCGATCCGCGACGTTTCGCAGATCAAGCGCGGCTGA
- a CDS encoding N-formylglutamate amidohydrolase translates to MIDNLPYRQVGTEDLRPGGLLCVADHASNFVPEDIELGIDRKLLTEHIAVDIGVEGIADRLARRHGMPAHIACVSRLVCDMHRKEDEAAVVPATSDGHLIPGNIGANIEARLDRFHRPYHAALADLVAEAKPKLLVALHSFTPSLATSDEERPWEVALLYNQDDRAARHAIRLFGEQGLNVGDNQPYSGKQLNATMDRHAEAHGIPYCTIEIRQDQIANEAGQARWAVMIADVMGRVALEF, encoded by the coding sequence ATGATCGACAATCTGCCCTACCGCCAGGTCGGCACCGAGGACCTGCGGCCCGGCGGCCTGCTGTGCGTTGCCGATCACGCGTCGAACTTCGTTCCCGAAGACATCGAACTGGGCATCGATCGCAAACTGCTCACCGAGCATATCGCGGTCGATATCGGGGTCGAGGGGATCGCCGACCGTCTTGCCCGCCGCCATGGCATGCCCGCGCATATCGCCTGCGTCAGCCGGCTGGTGTGCGACATGCACCGCAAGGAAGACGAAGCCGCGGTCGTCCCGGCGACCAGCGACGGCCATCTGATCCCGGGCAATATCGGCGCGAATATCGAGGCGCGGCTCGACCGCTTTCATCGTCCCTATCACGCGGCGCTCGCCGATCTTGTCGCCGAGGCGAAACCCAAGCTGCTGGTCGCGCTGCACAGTTTCACCCCCAGCCTCGCCACCAGCGACGAGGAGCGGCCGTGGGAAGTCGCGCTGCTTTACAACCAGGACGATCGCGCGGCCCGCCATGCGATCCGCCTGTTTGGCGAGCAGGGCCTCAATGTGGGCGACAACCAGCCCTATTCGGGCAAGCAGCTCAATGCGACGATGGACCGCCATGCCGAAGCGCACGGCATCCCCTATTGCACGATCGAGATCCGCCAGGACCAGATCGCCAACGAGGCCGGTCAAGCACGCTGGGCGGTGATGATTGCCGATGTGATGGGCCGCGTCGCGCTGGAGTTCTGA
- a CDS encoding 4-(cytidine 5'-diphospho)-2-C-methyl-D-erythritol kinase, translating into MAIAETAYAKINLALHVRRRREDGYHELETLFAFVDAGDVLTATTAAQDSVRVLGEFFGGLDNPFDNLVAKALGKFPRAEGLAVTLEKNLPVAAGLGGGSADAGAVFRMIRERYGLPEDWHARAAALGADVPACVESRTCIGRGTGTELEAVDDSLAGTPVLLVNPRIPLATGPVFAHWDGSDRGALPKGDAHTIALEGRNDLEIPAISLCPQIAGVLAALRGTSPVLARMSGSGATCFALFDSDAARDEAAARIAAEHSGWWQLKGSLR; encoded by the coding sequence GTGGCCATTGCTGAGACCGCATACGCCAAGATCAATCTCGCGCTGCATGTCCGCAGGCGGCGCGAGGACGGGTATCACGAGCTCGAGACGCTGTTCGCCTTCGTCGATGCGGGCGATGTGCTGACCGCGACCACCGCGGCGCAGGACAGCGTGCGGGTGCTCGGGGAATTTTTCGGGGGGCTCGACAATCCCTTCGACAACCTCGTCGCCAAGGCGCTGGGCAAGTTTCCACGCGCCGAGGGGCTGGCGGTGACGCTTGAGAAGAACCTGCCTGTCGCGGCGGGGCTGGGGGGCGGGTCAGCCGATGCGGGCGCAGTCTTCCGGATGATACGCGAGCGCTATGGTTTGCCCGAGGACTGGCACGCGCGCGCCGCCGCGCTCGGCGCCGATGTGCCCGCGTGTGTCGAGAGCCGCACCTGTATCGGCCGCGGGACCGGAACCGAGCTCGAAGCGGTGGACGACAGCCTAGCGGGCACCCCCGTGCTGCTGGTCAATCCGCGCATACCGCTCGCCACCGGTCCGGTGTTTGCGCATTGGGACGGCAGCGATCGCGGTGCGCTGCCAAAAGGCGATGCCCACACCATTGCGCTTGAGGGGCGCAACGACCTCGAAATTCCGGCCATTTCGCTGTGTCCGCAGATCGCCGGCGTGCTCGCCGCATTGCGCGGAACCTCGCCCGTGCTCGCCCGTATGTCAGGCTCCGGCGCGACGTGTTTTGCGCTGTTCGACAGCGACGCCGCGCGTGACGAAGCCGCGGCACGCATCGCCGCCGAGCATTCGGGCTGGTGGCAGCTGAAGGGATCCCTGCGATGA
- a CDS encoding electron transfer flavoprotein-ubiquinone oxidoreductase, giving the protein MSERESMPCDVVIIGGGVAGLAAAIRLKQINEDLEVVVLEKGSEIGAHVLSGAVVDPRALDELLPEWRDMDCPMAETPVTENHHWVLSATGQSDLPEFLLPPFMGNHGNYTGSLGNLARWLGEQAEGLGVMVFPGFPAAEVLFDEQGAVTGVVTQDMGIAEDGSQKGDYQPGMEIHAKYTLFAEGARGNLTKKMKAKYDLEADCEPQVYGLGIKELWDIDPAKHEPGRVIHTQGWPLSESGTWGGGFLYHQANGQVALGFVTALDYKNPYVSPYQEFQRWKHHPAIAAILEGGKRVAYGGRVINEGGWQSVPKLAFPGGALIGCAAGFVNVPRIKGSHTAMKSGMLAAESIAAAIAGGAEHSELMDYDAAVRSSWIAEELKKVKNAQPAVAKWGEDLGTVLAGIDMWMRTLKIGLPITMKHHRDHEMLQRADLHQKIAYPKPDGKLSFDKLTNVAFSYTNHAEDQPVHLKVCDWELQKTSELAEYDGPSNRYCPAGVYEWLADEDTGEMKFQINSQNCIHCKTCDIKDPNQNIEWTTPEGGGGPNYPNM; this is encoded by the coding sequence ATGAGCGAACGCGAATCGATGCCCTGCGACGTCGTCATCATCGGCGGCGGTGTCGCCGGCCTGGCGGCAGCAATCCGGTTGAAGCAGATCAACGAGGACCTCGAGGTCGTGGTGCTCGAAAAGGGCAGCGAAATCGGTGCGCACGTGCTGTCGGGCGCGGTGGTCGATCCCCGGGCACTGGACGAATTGCTGCCCGAATGGCGCGACATGGACTGCCCGATGGCGGAAACCCCGGTAACCGAGAACCACCACTGGGTGCTGTCGGCAACCGGCCAGTCGGACCTGCCCGAATTCCTGCTGCCCCCCTTCATGGGCAATCACGGCAATTACACCGGGTCGCTGGGCAATCTGGCGCGCTGGCTGGGCGAACAGGCCGAGGGCCTGGGCGTGATGGTCTTCCCCGGCTTCCCCGCCGCCGAAGTGCTATTCGACGAGCAGGGCGCGGTTACCGGCGTGGTGACGCAGGACATGGGCATCGCCGAGGATGGCTCGCAAAAGGGCGATTACCAGCCGGGGATGGAGATCCACGCGAAATACACGCTCTTCGCCGAGGGTGCGCGCGGCAATCTGACCAAGAAGATGAAGGCGAAATACGACCTCGAGGCCGATTGCGAGCCGCAGGTCTACGGCCTCGGCATCAAGGAACTGTGGGATATCGACCCCGCCAAGCACGAGCCCGGCCGCGTGATCCACACGCAGGGCTGGCCGCTGAGCGAGAGCGGCACCTGGGGCGGCGGCTTCCTCTACCACCAGGCCAATGGCCAGGTCGCGCTCGGCTTCGTCACCGCGCTCGATTACAAGAACCCCTACGTCTCGCCCTACCAGGAATTCCAGCGCTGGAAGCACCATCCGGCGATCGCGGCGATCCTCGAGGGCGGCAAGCGCGTCGCCTATGGCGGCCGCGTCATCAACGAGGGCGGCTGGCAGTCGGTCCCCAAGCTGGCCTTCCCCGGCGGCGCGCTGATCGGCTGCGCCGCGGGCTTCGTCAACGTCCCGCGGATCAAGGGCAGCCACACCGCGATGAAGAGCGGCATGCTGGCGGCCGAGAGCATCGCCGCGGCGATTGCCGGCGGCGCCGAGCATAGCGAGCTGATGGATTACGACGCCGCGGTCCGGTCGAGCTGGATTGCCGAAGAGCTCAAGAAGGTGAAGAACGCGCAGCCCGCGGTGGCCAAGTGGGGCGAAGACCTCGGCACGGTGCTGGCGGGCATCGACATGTGGATGCGCACGCTGAAGATCGGCCTGCCGATCACGATGAAGCACCACCGCGATCACGAAATGCTCCAGCGCGCCGACTTGCACCAGAAGATCGCCTATCCCAAGCCCGACGGGAAGCTGAGCTTCGACAAGCTGACCAATGTCGCCTTCAGCTACACCAACCACGCCGAGGACCAGCCGGTCCATCTGAAGGTGTGCGACTGGGAGCTGCAGAAGACCAGCGAACTGGCCGAATACGACGGCCCTTCGAACCGCTATTGCCCCGCAGGCGTCTACGAATGGCTCGCCGACGAGGACACGGGCGAGATGAAGTTCCAGATCAATTCGCAGAACTGCATCCACTGCAAGACCTGCGACATCAAGGATCCGAACCAGAACATCGAATGGACCACTCCCGAAGGCGGCGGCGGCCCGAACTATCCGAATATGTGA
- a CDS encoding transglycosylase SLT domain-containing protein: MTIRPLPLTLAAILAAALPAAPALAQQSSVEYFTRSHSAALPQLLSSDDRAFYGSLFEAIDSRNWDRVEVMLAGRADGPLHGAALASYYLHPESPRIELGRIESWLDRYARLPEAEAIVRLGLTRGLENPPSLPRARNLVRQPGSTKRIRPSAINDGTMPESVKAAILERITNDDPDGARLLLDGVDATLSSQARAEWRYRVAWSYYIENQDAQAWALADTVRDGGSGAWVAEGDWAAGLAAWRLGDCDKAAEAFQRSAAGAVNPNLAAAAHYWASRALIRCRFPEKADEQLRGAARFPETLYGMLAHEQMGRDLPRTHAQPDLTEADWRRLRDAEAARQAVMLAEIGRREEAERDLTWLVRTGDPDDYGALSRLARALGLTDAQTFMAYNAPRGEGAHPSLRYPVTFRTPVGGWRVDPALAFAHALQESNFRERVVSPAGAIGLMQIMPITQREYAASINMSSNADLKDPAVNLAFGQRTLESLGSSSYTQGRLPKVMAAYNAGPSPVSRWESEIRDQGDPLLYMESIPYWETRGYVAIVMRNYWMYLRQADAAAPSRVELAENDWPMFPGVR, encoded by the coding sequence ATGACCATTCGCCCCCTCCCCCTCACCCTCGCCGCCATCCTCGCCGCCGCGCTGCCCGCCGCGCCCGCGCTCGCGCAGCAGAGCAGCGTCGAATATTTCACCCGCTCGCATTCCGCTGCACTGCCGCAATTGCTGTCGAGCGACGACCGCGCCTTTTACGGCTCGCTGTTCGAAGCGATCGACAGCCGCAACTGGGACCGGGTCGAGGTCATGCTGGCGGGCCGCGCGGACGGGCCGCTGCACGGCGCGGCGCTGGCGAGCTATTATCTCCACCCCGAAAGCCCGCGGATCGAACTCGGGCGGATCGAAAGCTGGCTCGACCGCTATGCACGCCTCCCCGAGGCCGAGGCGATCGTCCGGCTCGGGCTAACCCGCGGTCTCGAAAATCCGCCCAGCCTGCCGCGCGCGCGCAATCTGGTGCGCCAGCCCGGTTCGACCAAGCGGATCCGGCCCAGCGCGATCAATGACGGGACGATGCCCGAAAGCGTCAAGGCGGCGATCCTCGAACGGATCACCAATGACGATCCCGATGGTGCCCGCCTGCTGCTCGACGGAGTGGACGCGACGCTGAGTTCGCAGGCGCGCGCCGAATGGCGCTACCGGGTCGCGTGGAGCTATTACATCGAGAACCAGGACGCGCAGGCCTGGGCGCTGGCCGATACCGTGCGCGACGGCGGCAGCGGAGCCTGGGTCGCGGAAGGCGATTGGGCCGCGGGCCTCGCCGCCTGGCGGCTGGGCGATTGCGACAAGGCCGCCGAAGCCTTCCAGCGCAGCGCCGCGGGTGCGGTCAACCCCAATCTCGCCGCCGCGGCACATTACTGGGCCAGCCGTGCACTGATCCGCTGCCGCTTTCCCGAAAAGGCCGACGAACAATTGCGCGGCGCGGCCCGCTTTCCCGAAACGCTCTACGGAATGCTCGCGCATGAACAGATGGGACGCGACCTTCCGCGCACGCATGCGCAGCCCGATCTGACCGAAGCCGACTGGCGGCGCCTGCGCGACGCGGAAGCCGCGCGGCAGGCGGTCATGCTGGCCGAGATCGGCCGGCGCGAAGAAGCCGAGCGCGACCTGACCTGGCTGGTCCGCACGGGCGACCCCGACGATTACGGCGCGCTTTCGCGGCTGGCGCGCGCACTCGGGCTGACCGATGCGCAGACCTTCATGGCCTATAATGCGCCGCGCGGCGAAGGCGCACACCCGAGCCTGCGCTACCCCGTCACCTTCCGCACCCCGGTGGGCGGCTGGCGCGTCGACCCGGCGCTGGCCTTCGCGCATGCGCTGCAGGAATCGAATTTCCGCGAACGCGTGGTCAGCCCCGCGGGCGCGATCGGGCTGATGCAGATCATGCCGATCACGCAGCGCGAATATGCCGCCTCGATCAACATGAGCAGCAATGCCGATCTCAAGGACCCGGCAGTCAATCTCGCCTTCGGGCAGCGCACGCTCGAATCGCTGGGCAGTTCGAGCTACACGCAGGGCCGTCTGCCCAAGGTCATGGCTGCCTATAACGCCGGGCCTTCGCCGGTTTCGCGCTGGGAAAGCGAGATCCGTGACCAGGGCGACCCGCTGCTGTATATGGAATCGATCCCCTATTGGGAGACGCGCGGCTATGTCGCCATCGTGATGCGCAATTACTGGATGTATCTGCGCCAGGCGGATGCCGCGGCGCCCAGCCGGGTGGAGCTGGCCGAAAACGACTGGCCGATGTTCCCGGGAGTGCGCTGA